The window CTCTTGAGGGATGTCTCCTGCGTCTTGAGCGGCTGGATCGGGGAAGGCTTCGCTTTTTGCCCTATCAGTTCCTCAACGGGGAGGTCCAGGAGCTCCTTGAGTTCATCGAGGGACTTCGCGCTCCCCAGGAGCATGTTGAATCCTATCGAATCAGGAGGAACATCGGTCGACGTAGGAAGCGTCGCGATCAGTTCCCCCTGGGACTTTATGAGCTTCGTCAGTTCCTGAAGAGTCTTATCAAAGTCCGAGAGGTTCAATACCGTCCTGGCAAGATAGATGCCCTTTGACTCTTTGATGTTTGTCTTTAGACGGTGTTCTTCAAATTCCGAGAGGACCTTGAGAATAGCGTCACCGATACGGTCGAGGGAATCCTCCGCCTTCCGGGAACCCTGCACCCCCTTCTCCCTGTCCTTGAAGAGTTCTATCTCTTTCTCATAGGGAGCTATGTCATATTCGCGATCGTTCGTGATATCTTCGACGGTCTTCTTCAGGATGTCGATCTGCGCAAAGAGGAAAAGGATGACCTCATGGGTAAGATCGATCCTCCCGAGTCTCAGGTCGTCAAGGAGGGACTCAAAGGCATGGCTGAAGTCGGCGATATCCTTGAAGCCGAAGAGACCGGATATCCCCTTAATGGTATGGATGGCGCGAAAGATAGCGTTGATGGTGTCAGGGTTAACGCCTGTAGTGTAGGTCTCCTGTACTTCAACGAGGAGCCTTCCCGCCTCGCCTAAGAGCTCTTCCGCCTCAGCAATAAAATCCTTTTTGGAAGACTTCATCTCTTCAGGATTCGGGTTATCGCTTCCTGCAGTTCTTCAGTCGTGAATGGTTTTGTCACATAGGCATCGGCACCGAGCGCTAATCCCCTTTCCTTGTCTTCCCTACTCTTTTCCGTAGTAACGATGATAAGCGGAATGTGGCTGTATCTTTCATTCGTCTTAATAAAATTGATGAGTTCGAGGCCGTTTATGTCTGGCATATTTATGTCGGTTATGATGAGATCGAATGACTCAGAAGGAAGCAGCTTGAGCGCTTCAAACCCTGAGGCGGCCTCCGTCGTGTTGAGGTCATCTCCGATATCCTCTATGACATTCCGTATAAGTGCCCTTGTCGCCTCAGAATCTTCGACGATGAGAACCGAACTCACCTCACCTCTCCTATCCCGTATTTGGTAAAAATTCTATCAGATAAATTGAAAAAAATCACTATATTTTCATACCCTTCTGCATGTCCTGCAATCTCTTCTGGAGCAGTGATTTCTCGAGCGCCAGGCCCGCTTGATCAATAAATATTTCGAGCCCCTCGGTCTCGGCAAAATCCTCGCCGCTCAGAGAGTTGTCGCAGTAGAGGAGTGCAACGACCTTGTTCTCTGCAATAAGAGGAAAGAAAGCGACCTGCACGGGCCACTGTTCTCCTATCTCCGTGATGAAAAGAGTCGTGAATGCGTCCTTTTCCATCGTCCCCCGGTAGGGGTGCCCTCCGGCGATGATCCTCTGGAGAAACGAACTCTCCTCAAAGGGGATACGTGTCTCTCGTATCTTCTCGTCAGCCATTTCCATATCGAGACCGAACTGTCCCAGACCGGCAAGTTCATGGTCGCCGACCATGAAGAGGACTCCCCGCTCGAATATGTCGCTCGCGAATCTGAGGATGAGAAGGGTAATCTCGGAAGTGGAGTTGGGGAATCTCAGTTCCTGTGTGAGTGATTTCAGGGCAAAGATATCCTTCCGCCCTGCCGCATCGGGCTGTCCCTCCTCGTCTCCCCATGCTTCCTCTTTTTCTTCCCCCGCGATATCCTCTTCCACATGCTGCTGACCCATCTGCTCGTCATAGACACGTGCGCCCTCCATGAGAAGATACTGTGCGCTCAGACCCTTAGAGATTTCCCAGCCCGTATCAGCGCCGGCACTTCCGAAGTCGCTGACGTCAACGTTGTCCATCTCAAATCTGAAATCACCGCCGTTTAGCGCTATGAGGCAGGAAATGACCCTCTCGATCCTCTTCTTGGCCGCCTTTTCGAGCAGGTCCCTGCTCACGGCGCCGAGGTCAAAGAGTATCTCCGGCATCGATCTATGGGGGAGCTTTTCTTTTATATCGCCGGCCATGGCGAGTATCGATTCCTTCACGATGCCGAACTTGACGAGGTCCGTACCGATATTTCCTTCAAGCGTGGTCGTCTCAGCCCGCACGATGAGACCGCCCTTAAAGACGATGAAGGCGCTTTCTCTGTCGCTTCGAATGGTGAGAGTTCCCGTCTTCTTTCCGATGCTCAAGATCTGAAGGATATCTGCGAGTGAGATGTCTTCGAGACGCCCGACGAGACTCATGCAAGTCCTGATCTCGTTTCGATACCGTTACCCATGTGGCAATCCTCTCTCATCGGACAGGTACGACGATCGTCAGAAAACCAGCAGAAATCGCCGTTCATTACCGATACAATATCAGGAATAATTGCTGGGTGTCAATAAATGTCCAAGCCGTTTCCCCTGTCTTTTCAACGGAGAATATCTACGGCCCTTTGTAGATATTCTCCGTTATATCTCGCTCCAGCCTTGCCTTCCGCGCTGAGCGATCTCTCTCTCCGAATTCGATCGGGTCTGTGGTATAGTAGGAATATGAAGATCGCGATAACGGGTAAAGGCGGGGTGGGCAAGACGACCCTTTCTTCAGTCCTGAGCCGCATCTATGCGTCGGAAGGCAAACGGGTCATCGCCGTCGACGCGGACCCCGACGCAAATCTCGCGGCAGCCCTCGGCGTGCCGAAAGATGATATCGGAAAGATACGGCCGATAGCAGAGATAACCGAGCTCATCGAGGAAAGGATGGGTGCGAAACCCGGCACGAGCGGGGGGGTTTTCAAGCTTAATCCGAGGGTGGACGACATCCCCGAAGAGTTCGGATACAGATTCGACAACATTGTGCTCCTCGCGACGGGCAAGTCGAAGGAAGCCGCTTCAGGGTGCTACTGCCCTGAGAACGTATTCCTGCGGAGACTCCTCAAACACCTCATCGTAGGAAGAAACGAGATCGTCATTGTGGACATGGAGGCCGGCATCGAACATCTGACGAGGGGCACGGCAGAAGCCGTGGACGGCTTCATCGTCGTCGTGGAACCGGGGCAGAGGAGCATCCAGACAGCCAATACCGTGAAGGAGATGGCAAAAGGACTCGGCGTCAAGAAGGTCTTTGTCGTTGCCAATAAGGTGCGGGGAGAAGAGGATCTTGCTTTTATTCGAAATCATCTCCCTGACAGTATCCTCATCGGCTCTATCGGTTTCAGCCATGAGATCATGGAATCCGACATAGCCGGTATCACCCCCTTCACGATAAAAAGCGCCGTCGA is drawn from Thermodesulfovibrionales bacterium and contains these coding sequences:
- a CDS encoding response regulator, with the translated sequence MSSVLIVEDSEATRALIRNVIEDIGDDLNTTEAASGFEALKLLPSESFDLIITDINMPDINGLELINFIKTNERYSHIPLIIVTTEKSREDKERGLALGADAYVTKPFTTEELQEAITRILKR
- a CDS encoding DUF4388 domain-containing protein, with translation MSLVGRLEDISLADILQILSIGKKTGTLTIRSDRESAFIVFKGGLIVRAETTTLEGNIGTDLVKFGIVKESILAMAGDIKEKLPHRSMPEILFDLGAVSRDLLEKAAKKRIERVISCLIALNGGDFRFEMDNVDVSDFGSAGADTGWEISKGLSAQYLLMEGARVYDEQMGQQHVEEDIAGEEKEEAWGDEEGQPDAAGRKDIFALKSLTQELRFPNSTSEITLLILRFASDIFERGVLFMVGDHELAGLGQFGLDMEMADEKIRETRIPFEESSFLQRIIAGGHPYRGTMEKDAFTTLFITEIGEQWPVQVAFFPLIAENKVVALLYCDNSLSGEDFAETEGLEIFIDQAGLALEKSLLQKRLQDMQKGMKI
- a CDS encoding carbon monoxide dehydrogenase accessory protein CooC, coding for MKIAITGKGGVGKTTLSSVLSRIYASEGKRVIAVDADPDANLAAALGVPKDDIGKIRPIAEITELIEERMGAKPGTSGGVFKLNPRVDDIPEEFGYRFDNIVLLATGKSKEAASGCYCPENVFLRRLLKHLIVGRNEIVIVDMEAGIEHLTRGTAEAVDGFIVVVEPGQRSIQTANTVKEMAKGLGVKKVFVVANKVRGEEDLAFIRNHLPDSILIGSIGFSHEIMESDIAGITPFTIKSAVEDVLKIKHAMEAHLG